Proteins found in one Quercus robur chromosome 2, dhQueRobu3.1, whole genome shotgun sequence genomic segment:
- the LOC126709426 gene encoding uncharacterized protein LOC126709426 translates to MERKQGFFSALKEEVVRGLSPARSRGKSPAPRSGSPMSSLLRRRSSSKTQQAHYYVAQPEPLIGRSGSLRPTEALSPLKEGPDGTDGQDGRMEGRWAHWMKKSQLSRSPSVTCSSSSSSNYSSNGNNNNNSNSNSSKRSDLRLLLGVLGAPLAPVHVNTADPLPHLSIKDTPIESSSAQYILQQYTAASGGQKLQNAIHNAYAMGKVRMIASEFETANRVVKSRNSSKAAESGGFVLWQMNPDKWYVELALGGSKVHAGCNGKLVWRHTPWLGAHAAKGPVRPLRRALQGLDPRTTASMFTNARCTGEKKVNGEDCFILKLCADPVTLKARSEGPAEIIRHVLFGYFSQKTGLLVHLEDSHLTRIQNNGGDAVYWETTINSFLDDYRPVEGVMIAHSGRSVVTLFRFGETAMSHTKTRMEEAWTIEEVAFNVPGLSMDCFIPPAEIRFASMSEACELPQGQRVNTAVAAAAYRAKVAAFENSHDGNVNNIIWKADV, encoded by the exons CCAGCTTACTAAGACGACGTAGCAGCAGTAAAACCCAGCAGGCCCACTACTACGTGGCGCAACCGGAGCCGTTGATAGGGAGATCCGGGAGCTTGAGGCCCACGGAGGCCTTATCACCGTTGAAAGAAGGACCCGACGGAACGGACGGCCAGGATGGGAGGATGGAAGGCAGGTGGGCCCATTGGATGAAGAAAAGCCAGCTGTCAAGATCTCCTTCAGTCACGTgttcatcctcttcttcctcgaACTACAGCAGCAAcggcaacaacaacaacaatagtaaCAGTAACAGCAGCAAACGGTCGGATCTGAGGTTGTTGCTTGGTGTCTTGGGTGCGCCGCTTGCTCCGGTGCACGTTAACACTGCTGACCCTTTGCCTCACCTTAGCATCAAAGACACTCCAATT GAAAGTTCATCTGCCCAGTATATATTGCAGCAGTATACGGCAGCATCTGGAGGGCAAAAGCTTCAGAATGCTATTCACAATGCTTATGCAATGGGAAAGGTGAGGATGATAGCTTCTGAATTTGAGACTGCTAACAGAGTTGTAAAGAGCCGGAATTCATCCAAAGCTGCAGAGTCGGGTGGGTTTGTCCTGTGGCAGATGAATCCCGACAAGTGGTATGTGGAGCTTGCACTTGGCGGCAGCAAGGTTCATGCTGGTTGCAATGGGAAACTTGTGTGGAGGCACACACCTTGGCTTGGTGCACATGCTGCTAAAGGGCCTGTTAGACCCTTGCGCCGAGCCCTTCAG GGACTTGACCCCAGAACCACTGCAAGTATGTTTACCAATGCAAGATGTACTGGAGAGAAGAAGGTCAATGGAGAGGATTGTTTCATCCTCAAGCTTTGCGCGGATCCTGTGACATTGAAAGCAAGGAGTGAAGGGCCAGCAGAGATCATAAGACACGTCTTGTTTGGATACTTCAGCCAGAAAACAGGACTCCTTGTGCACTTGGAAGACTCCCATTTGACCCGCATTCAGAACAATGGAGGGGATGCAGTGTATTGGGAGACCACAATCAATTCCTTCCTCGATGATTATAGGCCTGTTGAGGGAGTAATGATTGCTCACTCGGGTCGTTCAGTTGTAACCCTTTTCAGGTTTGGAGAAACAGCAATGAGCCACACTAAAACTAGGATGGAAGAAGCATGGACAATTGAGGAAGTGGCTTTCAATGTCCCGGGCCTTTCAATGGACTGTTTCATTCCTCCTGCTGAAATAAGATTTGCTTCTATGAGTGAAGCCTGTGAACTTCCTCAGGGTCAGAGAGTAAACACTGCTGTGGCAGCTGCAGCTTATCGTGCCAAAGTTGCTGCGTTTGAGAATTCTCATGACGGCAatgttaataatataatttggaAAGCAGATGTTTAG
- the LOC126699126 gene encoding F-box protein FBW2-like yields MGKRKRNSNRSGRYYPSKKKMGNRRWEELNQDCLVEVLRKLDIESLLTNIPLVCKSWYKASLDPKCWKCLNFHELASSPYLRPPYDSPFFDDFNILNGNNDLANAFIKFVVDRSQRCATTLVIAGFFTQQSLEYVSQECPELKCLNIPMEFMFGDEGQHLSKFIGSWGNLELLSIEICYYLDQILTPISTHCHKFQALCCREIQIRDEDAMAIVKLEQKIKYLRLSSCRLSRENVVIILKGCRHLELLIMRYCSGFNVDDEILKLASHIKTFDYQGTYA; encoded by the exons ATggggaagaggaagaggaataGTAATAGGAGTGGGAGATACTACCCATCAAAGAAGAAGATGGGGAATAGGAGATGGGAGGAGTTGAACCAAGATTGCTTGGTTGAAGTGCTTAGAAAATTAGACATTGAATCCTTGTTAACCAACATTCCTTTGGTGTGTAAGTCTTGGTACAAAGCCTCTTTAGACCCCAAGTGTTGGAAGTGCCTTAATTTTCATGAACTCGCATCTTCACCTTATCTACGCCCACCCTACGATTCACCTTTCTTCGATGACTTCAACATTCTAAACGGGAACAATGACTTAGCCAATGCGTTCATAAAATTTGTGGTTGATCGCAGTCAAAGATGTGCCACTACGCTTGTGATTGCTGGCTTCTTCACTCAACAGTCCTTGGAATATGTCTCCCAAGA GTGCCCAGAATTGAAGTGCCTTAATATACCGATGGAGTTTATGTTTGGGGACGAGGGGCAGCATCTCTCTAAATTTATAGGCAGTTGGGGGAATTTAGAGTTGTTATCTATTGAAATTTGCTATTATCTTGATCAGATTTTGACCCCAATCAGCACTCATTGCCATAAGTTTCAGGCGTTATGTTGCCGTGAAATCCAAATTAGAGATGAAGATGCAATGGCCATAGTCAAATTAGAACAAAAAATCAAGTACTTGAGATTAAGTAGTTGTCGCTTGTCCCGTGAGAATGTTGTGATCATTTTAAAGGGCTGCAGACATCTTGAGCTCTTGATTATGAGGTACTGCAGTGGATTTAATGTAGATGATGAGATATTGAAACTTGCTTCTCATATCAAGACTTTTGATTATCAAGGAACCTATGCTTGA